In one Alistipes sp. ZOR0009 genomic region, the following are encoded:
- a CDS encoding serine hydrolase domain-containing protein: MDKRRKQAFVFAGSTLLVGLLMWGTVYVDSLLPIATGYSAKYLCSATFISNREQNDVEKLDLKFFPIKYVSNMVNFKDSSVTSLLLWRKSTAIFRKGIGSTLDRGKIRPFKFENRWNRKMEYQCWPLGDRFLDSTVANSNVKLESIANQLVNKGAYGGTCFAFLVVHKGIPVAEAYRKGITSKTRLLGWSMAKSFTNAIVGVLVKDRRVNIFKPVDFSEWKNDDRRTITPNDLLRMQSGLMWNEDYGNRSDVTQMLYCNASVSRFVKNKPLEFAVGKHWEYSSGSTNLVCDWARSHFESDEVFYDYVYHNLFNKIGMQDAIIEPDDDGLFIGSSYIYATARDYARFALLYMQDGIFNGERILPAGWVQYTRTATRGSNGSYGAGFWLNGTSEVNQLPSDMFSCEGHDGQRIYMIPSKQLVVVILGYSPTSTNRMRFEDLMKDIVSSVK; encoded by the coding sequence ATGGATAAAAGGAGAAAACAAGCGTTTGTCTTTGCTGGTTCAACTCTACTTGTCGGCTTGCTGATGTGGGGTACTGTGTATGTAGATTCGTTGTTGCCAATTGCAACTGGATATAGTGCAAAATACCTTTGTTCTGCTACTTTTATTTCGAATAGGGAGCAGAATGATGTGGAAAAACTTGATTTGAAGTTTTTTCCAATAAAGTATGTTTCTAATATGGTCAATTTTAAAGATTCCTCGGTGACAAGTCTGCTATTGTGGCGAAAATCTACAGCAATTTTTCGAAAGGGGATTGGCTCGACTCTGGACCGAGGAAAAATTCGCCCCTTTAAATTTGAAAATCGCTGGAATCGCAAAATGGAATATCAGTGCTGGCCTTTAGGCGATCGTTTTCTGGATTCTACGGTTGCTAATTCGAACGTAAAGTTGGAGAGCATTGCTAACCAGCTAGTAAATAAAGGGGCCTATGGGGGAACTTGTTTTGCATTTTTAGTAGTGCATAAAGGCATTCCCGTTGCTGAAGCCTATAGAAAGGGGATTACCTCAAAAACTCGATTGTTAGGATGGTCGATGGCCAAGAGCTTTACTAATGCAATTGTAGGTGTTCTAGTCAAGGATCGAAGAGTAAATATATTTAAACCGGTAGATTTTTCGGAGTGGAAAAATGATGATAGAAGAACAATTACTCCAAATGATCTTTTACGGATGCAAAGTGGCTTGATGTGGAATGAGGATTATGGGAATAGATCTGATGTAACTCAGATGCTTTACTGTAATGCATCCGTATCTCGATTTGTAAAAAATAAGCCGTTAGAGTTTGCTGTCGGAAAGCATTGGGAGTACTCTTCAGGAAGTACCAATCTAGTTTGTGATTGGGCTCGAAGCCATTTTGAAAGTGATGAAGTATTTTACGATTATGTATACCATAATCTATTTAATAAAATAGGAATGCAGGATGCTATAATAGAGCCTGATGATGATGGCTTGTTTATTGGATCATCATACATTTATGCAACGGCTCGAGATTATGCCCGATTTGCACTTCTATATATGCAAGATGGCATTTTTAATGGAGAGCGGATACTTCCTGCTGGTTGGGTTCAATATACAAGAACTGCAACAAGGGGAAGCAATGGTAGCTATGGTGCTGGTTTTTGGCTTAATGGAACTTCGGAGGTTAACCAATTACCTTCCGATATGTTTTCTTGCGAGGGACATGATGGCCAGCGGATTTATATGATTCCTTCCAAACAGCTAGTCGTAGTAATTTTGGGATATTCTCCAACCTCTACGAATAGGATGAGATTTGAAGACTTGATGAAAGATATTGTGTCGTCTGTAAAATAA
- a CDS encoding carbohydrate-binding family 9-like protein produces MIRFWKKGVVLLFAFSAMNVNAQVAFEGVNVKGIESLFTFPKSYSAVRTADPIKLDGKLDEVTWVNAPWTDRFVDIEGNLKPNPRYATRVKMAWDDKYLYVAAEIEDPHIWANLKKHDEIVFYDNDFEIFIDPDNDTHNYFEYEVNAIGTIFDLFVVKTYRVGAPAIHSWNFDGLKQGISIDGTINNPNDTDKRWTLEVAIPFSTLAFGMTNPSVATPWRINFSRVEWDTKVEKGKYVKEVDVQTGRQKPENNWVWSPQGVVNMHCPERWGYLSFVNSTKLNGVKTFEIPQNEMAKSALWALFYRQQEYANKNGKYATTLADLGFKTNIKVNNIDYTLILESTSDMYQASLFDAKGVLVAKINNDSKIFAGISKD; encoded by the coding sequence ATGATTAGATTTTGGAAAAAAGGAGTGGTGCTTTTGTTTGCATTTTCAGCTATGAATGTAAATGCACAAGTGGCATTCGAAGGTGTGAACGTGAAAGGGATTGAGTCGCTGTTTACGTTTCCTAAAAGTTATTCCGCGGTACGAACCGCAGATCCCATTAAGTTGGATGGAAAGTTGGATGAGGTTACTTGGGTTAATGCACCATGGACTGATCGGTTTGTGGATATTGAAGGGAATTTAAAGCCTAATCCTAGATATGCAACTCGGGTGAAGATGGCCTGGGATGATAAATATCTTTATGTGGCGGCTGAAATTGAAGATCCACATATCTGGGCTAACCTTAAAAAGCATGATGAGATCGTGTTTTATGATAATGATTTTGAAATATTTATCGATCCAGATAACGACACTCACAACTATTTTGAGTACGAGGTAAATGCTATAGGAACAATTTTCGATCTATTTGTAGTAAAAACTTATAGGGTTGGAGCGCCTGCTATTCATAGTTGGAATTTCGATGGGCTAAAGCAAGGAATTAGTATTGATGGAACAATTAATAACCCAAACGATACAGATAAAAGGTGGACATTAGAAGTTGCAATTCCATTTAGCACTTTGGCTTTTGGAATGACAAATCCATCGGTAGCAACACCGTGGAGAATTAATTTTTCGAGAGTTGAGTGGGATACAAAAGTCGAAAAAGGGAAATACGTGAAGGAGGTTGATGTACAAACAGGTCGACAAAAACCTGAAAATAACTGGGTATGGTCGCCACAAGGTGTCGTTAATATGCACTGTCCAGAACGCTGGGGGTACTTGTCTTTTGTTAACAGCACAAAATTGAATGGTGTTAAAACTTTTGAGATCCCTCAAAATGAAATGGCAAAAAGTGCACTTTGGGCTTTATTTTATCGTCAGCAGGAATATGCCAATAAGAACGGGAAATATGCAACAACGCTGGCAGATTTGGGATTTAAAACAAACATCAAGGTGAATAACATTGATTATACTCTTATTTTAGAATCAACGTCCGACATGTATCAAGCATCATTGTTTGATGCTAAAGGAGTTCTTGTTGCAAAAATTAATAATGACAGCAAAATTTTTGCGGGTATTTCAAAAGACTAA
- a CDS encoding amidohydrolase family protein codes for MTNNQPSGANNALKSISDYHFHAFNKDVLTVRTIYLIIRALLNRNNASPTGTQNKSTDFLEELLRIRNFLHIGFQENSIDVFNILLNDYKQKGYVLDTAIPLMFDVEYCFIEATSQGETNIHDRVISDLKNRFSLLKEESNNEDFGAIQNFLNTLNIDGDDVLSFADITTRSFENQLNDIKSLKTKYPTTIYPFFAVDPRRPNVVQMAKNAIESKNFFGIKIYAPNGYSPLDPTLLPLYDYCQQHSIPITAHHSLGGFASFANSLNIYGKIYRNGAIVDPQNPVQFEKLFSPGWIEDRANTLNHPKLWEQVLLLFPELRLNLAHFGIFSDANTIKDRYSWTDYVAGLMKTFPNLYTDLSCYTSTDDLKYINNHYLNDPIIGKKILYGSDFYLNMLFIDNFKQYLTNFTNILGPNFDKIVVNNQQFFAKQPAALKNI; via the coding sequence ATGACAAACAATCAGCCTTCGGGAGCAAACAATGCTCTAAAATCGATTAGCGACTATCATTTTCATGCATTCAACAAAGATGTCCTAACGGTTCGAACAATTTACCTCATTATCAGAGCACTCCTCAACAGGAATAATGCCAGTCCTACAGGAACCCAAAATAAATCCACAGATTTTCTTGAAGAGTTACTTCGAATTCGAAACTTTTTGCATATAGGCTTTCAGGAAAATAGCATTGATGTATTTAACATACTTTTAAACGATTATAAGCAAAAAGGATACGTTTTGGACACTGCAATCCCTTTAATGTTTGACGTAGAATACTGCTTCATAGAAGCCACATCCCAAGGCGAAACTAATATCCATGATAGAGTAATAAGTGATCTGAAGAATCGATTCAGCCTCTTAAAAGAAGAAAGCAACAACGAAGATTTCGGAGCAATCCAAAATTTTCTGAATACTCTCAACATAGACGGAGACGATGTGCTGAGTTTTGCTGATATCACCACTCGTAGTTTCGAAAATCAGTTAAATGATATCAAATCACTTAAAACTAAGTACCCAACCACTATCTACCCTTTCTTTGCCGTAGATCCTCGTCGTCCAAACGTCGTTCAAATGGCGAAAAATGCTATAGAAAGCAAAAATTTCTTTGGCATCAAGATATATGCACCCAACGGATACTCTCCGCTTGATCCAACACTACTCCCTCTTTACGATTACTGCCAACAGCACAGTATTCCTATAACAGCTCACCATTCACTTGGAGGATTCGCTTCTTTTGCCAATTCGCTCAATATTTACGGTAAAATTTATAGAAACGGAGCAATTGTAGATCCACAAAATCCAGTACAGTTCGAAAAACTATTTAGCCCTGGCTGGATTGAAGACAGAGCCAACACTCTTAACCACCCAAAGCTGTGGGAGCAGGTTCTTTTACTCTTTCCTGAGCTAAGATTAAATCTTGCCCACTTTGGTATTTTTAGCGATGCAAATACTATAAAAGATCGCTACTCGTGGACAGACTACGTAGCGGGACTAATGAAAACATTCCCAAACTTATATACCGATCTATCATGCTATACCAGCACCGATGACTTAAAGTATATCAACAACCACTATTTGAACGATCCGATAATTGGAAAAAAAATTCTCTATGGTTCTGATTTCTACTTAAACATGCTCTTTATTGATAACTTCAAGCAATATCTCACAAATTTTACCAACATATTAGGCCCCAACTTCGACAAAATTGTTGTCAACAACCAACAGTTTTTTGCCAAGCAGCCTGCAGCACTTAAGAACATTTAG
- the ribB gene encoding 3,4-dihydroxy-2-butanone-4-phosphate synthase, translating into MESIKQFGNNYKERIENAISKLQQGKGILLVDDEDRENEGDIIFPAPTMTSKDMALMIRECSGIVCLCLTPERSKVLELRPMVIDNTSKNQTAFTITIEAKEGVTTGVSAADRIQTIRTAVAKNAKPSDLAHPGHVFPLIAKANGVFERRGHTEGSIDLVKLAGLGDSAVLCELTNEDGTMARLPEIIRFGIQHDMPVVTIEDIYQYRLMVEKSNAKVASEAYL; encoded by the coding sequence ATGGAATCAATCAAACAGTTTGGTAACAACTACAAAGAACGCATCGAGAATGCCATCAGCAAACTACAACAAGGAAAGGGAATCCTACTTGTAGATGATGAAGATCGAGAAAATGAGGGTGATATCATCTTTCCAGCTCCCACAATGACCTCAAAAGATATGGCCCTAATGATTCGGGAGTGTAGCGGCATCGTGTGCCTCTGCCTAACTCCAGAGCGTAGCAAAGTGTTGGAGCTTCGTCCAATGGTCATTGATAACACCAGCAAGAACCAAACCGCATTTACGATCACTATAGAAGCAAAGGAAGGTGTTACTACAGGAGTTTCTGCAGCCGATAGAATTCAAACCATCCGTACTGCTGTTGCCAAAAACGCCAAACCAAGTGATTTAGCACACCCTGGGCATGTTTTCCCTTTAATAGCCAAAGCAAATGGCGTATTCGAACGTCGCGGCCATACAGAAGGAAGCATCGATCTGGTTAAGCTCGCTGGTCTTGGCGACTCTGCCGTACTTTGCGAACTCACCAACGAAGACGGAACAATGGCGCGCCTACCCGAAATTATACGCTTCGGGATTCAGCACGATATGCCGGTTGTTACTATCGAAGATATCTACCAGTATCGCCTAATGGTAGAAAAAAGCAACGCAAAAGTGGCCTCCGAAGCCTACCTTTAG
- a CDS encoding porin produces the protein MKLSIFAKAAAFTFGFTAIGAAAVAQESDQSLLEKLKWKNDMMHIKLDLRTDFVTTFNSNLDDETSFKGQTFKVWLVGKITPNISYRVRQRWNRFSEPLGRDRLSSATDQAYLAFKLCDYFSIIAGKQSVQYGTFEYDYNPADVYLPTLCFDDLDAYKTGVDFVFNVPKHEFHFQIVNSDAPQFATQDYKNKALAYNLLWAGDMLDGTLKTRCSYHLTQKERGDYFNFFTLGLQVNLGAFSTELDYYNGMRMMSISKNPSITYDPVNDPTVKDQSFSANFKYYKDKWGFFVKGLWDQRIDYKADSKAFQDWGLNTGIEYYPLKGENLRVHLVYGHRNTDYKYTFTNKPTEELNSITLGIRWLFKVM, from the coding sequence ATGAAACTATCTATTTTTGCTAAAGCAGCTGCCTTCACATTTGGCTTTACAGCAATCGGAGCAGCAGCGGTTGCACAGGAAAGCGATCAATCGCTACTCGAAAAGTTGAAGTGGAAAAATGATATGATGCACATTAAGTTGGACCTCCGCACCGACTTCGTTACCACCTTCAACTCGAACCTTGATGACGAAACCAGCTTTAAAGGCCAAACTTTTAAGGTATGGCTTGTAGGAAAGATAACTCCCAACATCAGCTACCGGGTACGACAACGTTGGAACCGATTTAGCGAACCGCTTGGCCGCGATCGCCTCTCGTCAGCTACCGACCAAGCTTACTTAGCATTTAAACTTTGCGACTACTTCTCCATCATCGCAGGAAAACAGTCCGTACAGTACGGAACTTTTGAATACGATTACAACCCTGCCGATGTTTACCTACCAACCTTGTGCTTCGACGATTTGGATGCCTACAAAACAGGGGTAGACTTCGTCTTTAACGTACCAAAACATGAGTTTCACTTTCAGATTGTCAACTCGGATGCACCACAATTCGCAACACAGGATTACAAAAATAAGGCACTTGCCTATAACCTGCTTTGGGCTGGTGATATGCTCGACGGGACTCTTAAAACTCGCTGCTCCTACCATCTCACCCAAAAAGAGAGAGGCGATTACTTCAACTTTTTCACGCTAGGGCTGCAAGTCAACTTAGGCGCATTTAGCACCGAACTTGATTACTACAATGGCATGAGAATGATGAGCATTTCTAAAAATCCATCCATAACCTACGATCCTGTAAACGATCCAACCGTAAAAGATCAATCTTTTTCAGCCAACTTTAAGTACTATAAAGACAAATGGGGATTTTTTGTAAAAGGATTATGGGATCAACGTATAGACTACAAAGCAGATAGCAAGGCCTTTCAAGATTGGGGACTCAACACTGGCATCGAATACTACCCGTTAAAGGGTGAAAATCTAAGGGTTCATCTAGTCTATGGACACCGTAACACGGATTATAAATACACCTTTACCAATAAACCAACAGAAGAACTTAACTCCATCACCCTCGGCATTCGTTGGCTTTTCAAGGTGATGTAA
- a CDS encoding diacylglycerol kinase family protein, with the protein MSIQKKQEPFSIRKRLISFTYALKGVWLLFKEHNAQIHLVATIIAIILGVILRISTFEWIIIILLIGIVLAAEAGNSALERLADKISLNHHPLLGEAKDLAAAAVLFCATAAAIIGIIIFLPKIIKLIF; encoded by the coding sequence ATGTCCATTCAGAAAAAACAGGAACCTTTTTCTATTCGCAAGCGGTTGATCAGTTTTACGTATGCGCTTAAGGGGGTTTGGCTACTATTTAAAGAGCATAATGCGCAAATACATCTTGTTGCAACCATTATTGCCATAATCCTAGGTGTTATTCTGCGCATTTCTACCTTCGAATGGATAATCATCATCCTTCTTATTGGAATTGTACTGGCAGCCGAAGCAGGAAACTCCGCACTTGAACGTCTTGCCGATAAGATATCCTTAAATCACCACCCACTTTTAGGAGAGGCAAAAGATTTGGCCGCAGCGGCTGTTCTATTTTGTGCTACCGCGGCTGCCATAATTGGCATCATCATTTTCTTGCCAAAAATCATTAAACTAATATTTTAA
- a CDS encoding GNAT family N-acetyltransferase translates to MIRRAKIEELNSLMLLLRAVIANLNSLGIDQWDEIYPDAVTINNDIQERTLFVLEEDGVIKGMVVLNEFQDKEYIDVEWRHAVGKALVVHRLSVHPSYQGQGVARRLMHFTERFADDNGYTSIRLDTFSKNPITMSFYKSLRYGIAGTVNFRKGLFYCFEKAIRE, encoded by the coding sequence ATGATTAGACGCGCAAAGATAGAGGAGCTGAATAGCCTTATGCTGTTGCTTAGGGCGGTAATCGCCAACTTGAACTCGCTTGGTATTGACCAATGGGATGAAATTTACCCAGATGCAGTAACCATTAACAACGACATCCAAGAGCGTACTCTTTTTGTGCTGGAGGAGGATGGAGTGATAAAGGGTATGGTAGTCCTGAACGAATTTCAGGATAAGGAGTACATCGATGTTGAGTGGCGGCATGCCGTCGGTAAGGCGCTTGTTGTACATCGTCTGAGTGTTCACCCATCATATCAAGGGCAGGGAGTTGCCCGCCGTTTGATGCATTTTACAGAACGTTTTGCCGACGATAATGGCTATACCTCCATCCGGTTGGATACCTTTAGCAAAAATCCCATAACAATGAGCTTTTACAAAAGCCTTCGTTACGGCATTGCGGGTACCGTAAACTTCAGAAAAGGCCTCTTTTATTGCTTCGAAAAGGCTATTCGGGAGTAG
- a CDS encoding class I SAM-dependent methyltransferase: MEMLLLEPLSWKDYELIDSGNFEKLERFGSYIVARPEPQAVWNKTLSDGEWEKMANAYFKKDKGVQKSGQDERGTWIKKKGMPEQWVVSYNYKDMALKMRLGLTSFKHVGLFPEQGENWNFINESVKKMKTPQPKVLNLFAYTGGASIAAKASGADVTHVDSIKQVVTWSRENMEISGLNNIRWIVDDAMKFVRREVKRGNKYNGIILDPPAYGRGPDGERWILEDGILELICCCKELLDPKEGFLVLNLYSMGFSALIAETLINQTFGKGLNMEIGELYLKDRYAKKLPLGVFCRFTNF, from the coding sequence ATGGAAATGCTACTATTAGAACCTCTTAGCTGGAAGGATTACGAGCTGATTGACTCTGGAAATTTTGAAAAGTTAGAGCGATTTGGCAGCTACATTGTTGCCCGCCCCGAACCACAAGCGGTATGGAATAAAACGCTCTCGGATGGCGAATGGGAAAAGATGGCTAATGCCTACTTCAAAAAAGACAAAGGAGTACAAAAAAGCGGCCAGGACGAAAGAGGAACTTGGATAAAGAAAAAAGGGATGCCCGAACAGTGGGTAGTTTCTTACAACTATAAGGATATGGCGCTAAAGATGCGCCTTGGTCTTACCTCATTTAAGCATGTTGGGCTATTCCCCGAACAGGGCGAGAACTGGAACTTCATTAACGAATCGGTAAAGAAAATGAAGACGCCACAACCCAAAGTTCTTAACCTTTTTGCCTATACTGGCGGCGCCTCTATTGCCGCAAAAGCCTCTGGTGCCGATGTTACCCATGTCGACTCCATCAAACAGGTAGTAACTTGGAGCCGAGAAAACATGGAAATCAGCGGCTTAAACAATATTAGATGGATTGTTGATGACGCCATGAAGTTTGTCCGTCGCGAGGTTAAGCGAGGCAACAAGTACAACGGCATAATCCTTGACCCTCCTGCCTACGGTCGCGGACCAGATGGCGAGCGCTGGATTTTGGAAGATGGCATCTTGGAGTTGATCTGCTGCTGCAAAGAACTCCTCGATCCAAAAGAAGGATTCCTTGTTCTTAACCTTTACTCTATGGGTTTTTCTGCCCTCATCGCAGAAACGCTCATCAACCAAACGTTTGGGAAAGGCTTAAACATGGAAATTGGTGAACTTTACCTAAAAGATAGGTATGCAAAAAAGCTACCGCTTGGCGTATTTTGCCGCTTTACCAATTTCTAA